A single window of Leptospira semungkisensis DNA harbors:
- a CDS encoding alpha/beta hydrolase, with the protein MATATKKKTSARPSKTSKVKFGPKPHPVSIQFTEEMKGFISLPGTSSYHEDYEAGKKAGNYLMFHLTIRIPDTEFFVYDPNETGEAIGWVECQPLGGRFEVEKGVFNLFVDSGKPSANEKHMKYRLFLKNKAGTKITLNGFKKVVDDGLLNIWRDTSTLYTTVYEGYVEEKAEPKAKILGTGILRILEKDFIKQMTTIRSNGRTFSERKDAALRFGELFLGNLWEIYGAQFRGAEPELWRERDIPVFTLEGVKGAKISHHPFVTEDKISVGLIRFQKKESKDVVILMHGLTTSTDMFVMPEHKNLVTYLHENGYGDVWSFDWRGSMRFSYNLFPHRYNLDDIALYDVPAALKLVREAVGPGKRIHFVVHCVGSISFFMSLLAGKLEGITSVVSNSVSLTPNVPTWSRIKLSFAPFLMEGVLRFPNVNPRWHYLPGFASGKLLAKFVSLFHHECDEPACHMLSLMWGTGWPACYEHENLPDITHRRVGDLFGATSLNYYRHIRKAVGRKSMIKYEPTDKRYESLPNTYLDGASKVKTPILFMTGDKNKVFKDSNIVAYETFGRLNPGNKNELFIAKGYGHQDTLMGKKSDKDIFPRILEFLKKHS; encoded by the coding sequence TTGGCAACTGCGACTAAAAAGAAAACATCTGCGCGTCCTAGCAAAACTAGCAAAGTAAAATTTGGGCCAAAGCCTCATCCGGTGAGTATACAATTCACCGAAGAGATGAAGGGTTTTATCTCTTTACCTGGCACTTCTTCTTATCATGAGGATTACGAGGCGGGTAAGAAGGCCGGCAATTATTTAATGTTCCACCTCACGATCCGAATTCCTGATACCGAGTTCTTCGTTTATGATCCGAATGAAACGGGTGAGGCGATCGGTTGGGTGGAATGTCAGCCATTGGGTGGAAGATTTGAAGTAGAGAAGGGAGTCTTCAATCTGTTTGTGGATTCCGGCAAACCTTCTGCAAATGAGAAGCACATGAAATACCGTCTGTTCCTAAAGAACAAGGCGGGTACTAAGATCACTCTAAACGGATTCAAGAAGGTCGTGGATGACGGTCTCTTGAATATCTGGAGAGACACTTCTACTTTATACACTACTGTGTATGAAGGTTATGTGGAAGAAAAGGCCGAGCCTAAGGCAAAGATACTTGGAACAGGTATATTAAGAATTCTTGAAAAAGATTTTATCAAGCAAATGACCACAATCCGTTCGAACGGAAGGACATTTTCGGAAAGAAAGGATGCAGCTCTCCGATTTGGAGAATTATTCCTCGGAAATCTTTGGGAAATTTACGGAGCGCAATTCAGAGGTGCAGAACCTGAACTGTGGAGAGAACGAGACATTCCTGTATTTACTCTAGAAGGAGTGAAAGGAGCTAAGATCTCTCATCATCCTTTCGTTACGGAAGATAAGATCTCGGTGGGACTGATCCGCTTTCAGAAAAAGGAAAGTAAGGACGTAGTTATTTTAATGCACGGCCTTACTACATCGACTGATATGTTTGTTATGCCGGAGCATAAGAATCTAGTTACATATCTACATGAGAACGGCTATGGAGATGTATGGAGTTTCGATTGGCGAGGAAGTATGCGCTTCAGCTACAATCTATTCCCCCATAGATATAATTTAGATGATATCGCTCTATATGATGTTCCTGCAGCGTTGAAGTTAGTCAGAGAAGCGGTAGGTCCTGGAAAAAGGATCCATTTTGTGGTTCACTGCGTGGGCTCTATTTCATTCTTCATGAGTTTGCTTGCCGGCAAATTAGAAGGAATCACTAGTGTGGTTTCGAATAGTGTTTCTTTGACCCCGAATGTTCCTACTTGGTCCAGGATCAAATTGTCTTTCGCACCTTTCTTGATGGAAGGAGTATTAAGATTTCCGAATGTAAATCCTCGCTGGCATTATCTTCCCGGCTTCGCTTCTGGTAAACTTTTGGCTAAATTTGTAAGCCTATTTCACCACGAATGCGACGAGCCTGCCTGTCATATGCTCAGTTTAATGTGGGGAACTGGCTGGCCTGCCTGCTACGAACATGAGAATCTACCTGATATTACTCATAGAAGGGTAGGGGATTTGTTTGGAGCGACTTCTTTGAACTATTATAGGCATATTCGCAAGGCAGTAGGCCGAAAATCTATGATTAAGTATGAACCTACGGATAAGAGATATGAATCTCTTCCTAATACTTATTTAGATGGGGCTTCCAAGGTAAAGACGCCTATCTTGTTCATGACAGGGGACAAGAATAAAGTATTCAAAGATTCTAATATTGTAGCTTATGAAACCTTCGGTCGTTTAAATCCAGGGAATAAGAATGAGCTTTTTATTGCGAAGGGGTATGGTCACCAGGATACTTTGATGGGCAAGAAGAGCGATAAGGATATTTTTCCGAGAATTCTTGAATTCCTAAAGAAACACTCTTAA